The following proteins are encoded in a genomic region of Falsibacillus pallidus:
- the menC gene encoding o-succinylbenzoate synthase produces MLKQINLYVIEMPLKNPFYTHLEVVNNRKGIIVEALSEDGVKGYGETVAFSTPWYTEETVQTSLHMLKDVIIPLMKKEKASTPGRLSSVFEKIRGNHMAKAGIETALWDLEAKENGEPLWKWIGGVRREVKAGVVVAANSVEQAERQIEEYVNEGYERVKIKISPGKDFAFIKQIKERYPDLPLMADANSAYSLEEVEAIQALDPFGLMMIEQPLAVDDLVDHSILQKQIQTPVCLDESISTFHDAESAIKLGSCQVINIKIGRVGGIHPAKRIHDLCLANGIDVWCGGMIEFGISRAHNIALSTLEGFTIPGDLSSSSRFWEEDIIDPQIEVKNGRIQAPMKSGIGFEINEKRLKEVTIHKEEIKW; encoded by the coding sequence GTGTTAAAACAGATCAATCTTTATGTAATTGAAATGCCTTTGAAAAATCCATTTTATACGCATCTTGAAGTGGTCAATAATCGCAAAGGAATCATTGTCGAAGCCCTCAGCGAGGATGGAGTGAAGGGGTACGGAGAAACTGTGGCTTTCTCTACCCCTTGGTATACCGAGGAAACTGTCCAAACATCCCTCCATATGCTGAAAGATGTCATAATCCCTCTGATGAAAAAGGAAAAAGCCTCAACTCCTGGAAGGTTATCCTCTGTATTTGAAAAAATAAGAGGGAATCATATGGCCAAAGCCGGGATAGAAACAGCTCTTTGGGACCTTGAAGCAAAAGAGAATGGTGAGCCGCTTTGGAAATGGATCGGCGGGGTGAGAAGGGAAGTAAAAGCAGGGGTAGTGGTTGCTGCCAATTCTGTGGAGCAGGCAGAACGGCAAATTGAAGAATATGTTAACGAAGGATATGAACGGGTGAAAATCAAAATTTCTCCCGGAAAAGATTTTGCCTTCATTAAGCAGATAAAAGAAAGATATCCCGATCTGCCGCTAATGGCCGATGCCAATTCTGCCTATTCCTTGGAAGAAGTCGAAGCAATACAAGCATTGGATCCATTTGGACTCATGATGATCGAACAGCCTCTGGCAGTGGATGATCTTGTCGATCATTCAATCCTTCAAAAGCAGATTCAAACTCCGGTCTGTTTGGATGAGAGCATTTCAACCTTTCATGATGCAGAAAGCGCCATCAAGCTGGGAAGCTGTCAAGTCATCAATATTAAGATCGGAAGAGTGGGGGGCATACATCCCGCTAAAAGAATCCACGACCTCTGTCTTGCAAATGGTATTGATGTATGGTGCGGGGGAATGATTGAATTTGGCATTTCCCGGGCTCATAATATTGCACTTTCCACACTTGAAGGCTTTACGATTCCTGGAGACCTTTCATCATCCAGCCGTTTTTGGGAAGAGGATATCATTGATCCGCAAATCGAAGTGAAAAATGGCCGGATCCAGGCCCCGATGAAAAGCGGAATAGGGTTTGAAATAAATGAAAAACGCCTAAAAGAAGTGACCATTCACAAAGAGGAAATAAAATGGTGA
- a CDS encoding o-succinylbenzoate--CoA ligase, translated as MEQRLPNWLKQRAYLTPERKAVIFENETLTFHDLFQKAVDLAAKITSYSISKGDTVGIMLSNHIDTFSVIHAQQQTGAKTLFLNLRLTPSELAWQLQDANAKLLIADAESLGKLKEIQNECPELTCISLSELIDSPKSAFEPEEEFSLDSICSLMYTSGTTGRPKGVKQTYGNHWWSASGSSLNLGLSEKDVWGCTVPLFHISGFSILMRSVIYGMPVRLFSKFDVEAINQCLIQGEITILSVVTSMLQRLLADLNDQEYHEQFRCMLLGGGPAPLTVLEQCRDKGIPVFQTYGMTETSSQIVTLAPEDSIRKLGSAGKPLFPCQVKIMKDQEDAPPNVEGEIVVKGPNVTHGYLNRDDANKESFHNGWFKTGDIGYLDEDGFVYVLDRRSDLIISGGENIYPAEIENVLLSHPDVSDAGVKGMDDPQWGEVPHAFVVSNQDLTEHELLDYCRRNLAKYKLPKKIHFVNELPRNASNKLLRRQLPGLISEVK; from the coding sequence ATGGAACAGCGCTTGCCGAATTGGCTAAAACAAAGAGCCTATCTTACACCTGAAAGAAAAGCGGTCATTTTCGAAAATGAAACGCTCACCTTTCATGACCTTTTCCAAAAGGCTGTAGATTTGGCTGCTAAAATCACCAGTTATTCCATCAGCAAAGGAGATACTGTTGGAATAATGTTGTCCAATCATATTGATACATTCTCCGTCATCCATGCCCAGCAGCAAACGGGTGCTAAAACCTTATTCTTAAACCTTCGCCTCACCCCTTCAGAATTGGCTTGGCAGCTTCAAGACGCAAATGCAAAGCTTTTGATTGCAGATGCCGAGTCCCTTGGGAAATTAAAAGAAATTCAAAACGAGTGCCCAGAACTGACTTGCATATCATTATCGGAATTAATAGATTCTCCTAAAAGTGCATTTGAGCCAGAAGAGGAATTTTCACTTGATTCCATCTGTTCACTCATGTACACCTCCGGAACGACAGGGAGGCCAAAAGGAGTCAAGCAAACGTATGGCAACCATTGGTGGAGCGCATCCGGATCGTCCCTTAATTTAGGATTGAGTGAAAAAGATGTGTGGGGATGTACGGTCCCTTTATTTCATATAAGCGGCTTTTCCATATTGATGCGCAGTGTCATCTATGGAATGCCCGTACGATTATTTTCTAAATTTGATGTTGAAGCAATCAATCAGTGTTTAATTCAAGGGGAAATCACAATTCTCTCTGTAGTGACCAGCATGCTGCAAAGGCTTCTTGCAGACTTAAATGATCAAGAATATCATGAGCAGTTTAGATGCATGCTCCTTGGCGGCGGACCAGCCCCATTGACTGTATTGGAACAGTGCAGGGATAAGGGGATTCCTGTGTTCCAAACATACGGCATGACAGAAACCTCATCGCAGATTGTCACGCTTGCACCGGAAGACAGCATCCGGAAACTGGGTTCTGCAGGGAAGCCATTATTCCCGTGCCAAGTAAAGATTATGAAGGATCAGGAAGATGCCCCTCCAAACGTCGAAGGGGAAATTGTGGTGAAAGGCCCGAATGTAACACACGGATATTTGAACCGGGATGATGCAAATAAAGAATCCTTCCATAATGGGTGGTTCAAGACAGGGGATATCGGCTACCTTGATGAAGATGGCTTTGTTTATGTACTGGATAGAAGATCGGATTTGATCATTTCCGGAGGAGAAAATATTTATCCTGCCGAAATCGAGAATGTATTGCTCTCCCATCCTGATGTATCGGATGCAGGAGTCAAAGGGATGGACGATCCACAATGGGGAGAGGTTCCGCACGCTTTTGTTGTGTCGAATCAAGATTTGACTGAACATGAGCTTCTCGACTATTGCCGTCGCAATCTAGCGAAATATAAACTCCCAAAGAAAATCCATTTTGTAAATGAACTCCCGAGAAATGCTTCCAATAAGCTATTGCGCCGCCAATTGCCGGGTTTGATATCTGAGGTGAAATGA
- the ytzI gene encoding YtzI protein, with the protein MNGLVITMIVIAVIIVIIVLLLAVVTTSKAYKYQHTVDPITEKPEAKSDENSIADLDEEEIEEKEHIQDEERKDPS; encoded by the coding sequence ATGAATGGATTAGTCATAACTATGATTGTCATTGCAGTTATCATTGTTATCATCGTTCTTCTTCTGGCTGTAGTGACCACATCAAAAGCCTATAAATATCAGCATACAGTAGACCCCATAACCGAAAAGCCAGAGGCAAAAAGCGACGAAAACAGCATAGCGGACCTGGATGAAGAAGAAATAGAAGAAAAAGAACATATTCAGGATGAAGAAAGAAAAGATCCGTCCTAA
- the menB gene encoding 1,4-dihydroxy-2-naphthoyl-CoA synthase has protein sequence MTYEWVAGRKYDEIIYETYNHIAKITINRPEKRNAFTPKTVAELIDAFAYARDDSNIGVIILTGAGDLAFCSGGDQTVRGHGGYVGEDQIPRLNVLDLQRLIRVIPKPVIAMVAGYAVGGGHVLHVVCDITIAAENAIFGQTGPRVGSFDAGYGAGYLARIIGHKKAKEIWYLCRQYNAQEALDMGLVNTVVPLEKLEEETVQWAEEMLQKSPTALRFLKAAFNADTDGLAGLQQLAGDATLLYYTTDEAKEGRDAFKEKRSPDYGQFPRFP, from the coding sequence ATGACCTATGAATGGGTAGCTGGTAGAAAGTACGATGAGATTATTTATGAAACGTATAACCACATTGCAAAAATAACGATTAACCGTCCTGAAAAGCGAAATGCATTCACGCCGAAAACGGTGGCTGAATTGATTGATGCATTCGCTTATGCACGTGATGATTCTAACATTGGTGTCATTATTCTTACAGGTGCTGGAGATTTGGCATTCTGTTCAGGCGGGGACCAAACAGTCCGCGGCCATGGCGGATATGTTGGGGAAGATCAAATCCCACGCTTGAATGTTCTTGACTTGCAGCGTTTGATCCGTGTCATTCCAAAGCCGGTAATCGCGATGGTAGCAGGTTATGCAGTCGGCGGCGGACACGTCCTCCATGTTGTTTGTGACATTACTATTGCAGCAGAAAATGCGATCTTTGGACAAACAGGTCCAAGAGTAGGAAGCTTTGATGCTGGATATGGCGCCGGTTATTTGGCTCGTATCATCGGACATAAGAAAGCAAAAGAAATTTGGTACCTATGCCGCCAATACAATGCACAAGAAGCATTGGATATGGGGCTTGTCAATACAGTAGTACCATTAGAAAAACTTGAAGAAGAAACTGTACAATGGGCAGAAGAAATGCTTCAAAAGAGCCCTACAGCACTTCGCTTCCTAAAAGCAGCATTCAATGCTGATACTGACGGTCTTGCAGGTCTGCAGCAGCTTGCTGGGGATGCAACTCTTCTTTACTACACAACAGATGAAGCAAAAGAAGGACGCGACGCATTCAAAGAAAAACGCAGCCCGGACTACGGACAATTCCCAAGATTCCCTTAA
- a CDS encoding phage holin family protein, whose product MFALKTMIPILALAGGVFTSTFLGAWNPLILTLLCAIAIDYLTGLVASAIEGRLSSSAGFKGILKKIIIFSIVAAAHFLDLILKTNDLLRDATILFYLCNEIISILENAGRAGLPLPDFIKDKIEMLKKKNKKE is encoded by the coding sequence TTGTTTGCATTGAAAACCATGATACCAATTCTGGCATTGGCCGGGGGAGTTTTTACATCCACATTTTTAGGGGCATGGAATCCATTGATATTGACTCTTTTATGCGCTATTGCCATTGATTATTTAACAGGACTTGTTGCCTCAGCCATTGAAGGAAGACTTTCCAGTTCGGCCGGTTTTAAAGGCATCCTTAAGAAAATCATCATTTTTAGCATTGTAGCTGCAGCACATTTCCTTGATTTGATCCTGAAGACAAATGACCTCCTCCGAGATGCGACCATCCTCTTCTATCTCTGCAATGAAATCATCTCCATTCTGGAGAATGCAGGGAGAGCAGGCTTGCCGCTGCCAGACTTCATTAAAGACAAAATTGAAATGTTGAAAAAGAAAAACAAAAAGGAATAG
- a CDS encoding cytochrome ubiquinol oxidase subunit I, producing the protein MDDLTLARSLFGTTMAFHIIFATLGVAIPMMVLVAEILYQRTNNREYVIMGKRWTRAFAVLLGIGIPTGTIAGVQLSLLWPGFMEVIGRVMALPFQIEMYAFFVEALFMSIYVYAANRIAPWMRIASLILVAIGGLASAVLITNVHAFEGTPAGFRISGGKIVDVDPWKAFFNPSFLVTAGHVALSAYVTGAFTIACVSAFKMLKNEYGSKVYKFHQRALTLCLFTGGIFALLTALNGHESAQKLHEYQPEKLAAAEGLFETQTHAPLAIGGFTDRKTEEVKFAIEVPWALSFLAGNSFDTEVKGLNDFPEEFWPPLFIHTLFNIMVGIGSLLILIGLAAFIWTRILKKDRFPKWSLWLFVLSGPLAILGIESGWIFACTGRQPWTIYHILTTADSVTSSGNIGILFVLFTGMYIFLSVVVVLVLLYYFKKNPAIKDLEKDDSSNDVSIYT; encoded by the coding sequence ATGGACGACTTGACTTTGGCCAGATCTTTATTCGGCACAACCATGGCCTTTCATATTATTTTTGCAACATTGGGTGTAGCCATTCCGATGATGGTCCTCGTAGCGGAAATACTCTATCAACGGACCAATAACAGGGAATATGTCATTATGGGAAAAAGATGGACACGGGCTTTCGCGGTTCTTTTAGGGATCGGAATTCCAACCGGGACGATCGCAGGAGTCCAGCTTTCCCTCTTATGGCCGGGCTTCATGGAAGTCATCGGGCGTGTCATGGCCCTGCCTTTCCAAATCGAGATGTATGCCTTTTTCGTTGAAGCCCTGTTCATGTCCATCTATGTCTACGCCGCAAACCGCATAGCCCCTTGGATGCGAATAGCAAGCCTTATCCTTGTGGCAATTGGAGGATTGGCATCCGCTGTATTGATCACGAATGTCCATGCATTTGAAGGGACGCCTGCCGGTTTTAGGATCAGCGGCGGAAAAATTGTGGACGTCGATCCATGGAAAGCATTTTTTAATCCAAGCTTTTTAGTGACTGCCGGACATGTGGCTCTATCAGCCTATGTGACTGGAGCATTTACTATTGCATGTGTCTCAGCCTTTAAAATGCTGAAGAATGAGTACGGATCAAAAGTCTATAAATTCCACCAAAGAGCTTTGACCCTTTGTTTATTTACGGGAGGAATCTTTGCACTGTTGACTGCTTTGAACGGACATGAATCTGCTCAGAAGCTGCATGAATACCAGCCAGAAAAACTGGCAGCCGCTGAAGGGCTTTTTGAAACACAGACGCATGCACCTCTAGCGATCGGGGGATTCACTGACCGTAAAACGGAAGAAGTGAAGTTTGCCATTGAGGTTCCGTGGGCTTTGAGTTTCCTCGCTGGAAACAGCTTTGATACCGAGGTGAAAGGGCTGAATGACTTCCCGGAGGAATTCTGGCCGCCGTTGTTCATCCATACCTTATTTAACATCATGGTGGGAATCGGAAGCCTATTAATCTTAATTGGTTTGGCAGCATTTATCTGGACCAGGATATTAAAGAAAGATCGGTTCCCTAAATGGAGCCTTTGGCTTTTTGTCTTGTCCGGCCCGTTAGCCATCCTCGGAATCGAGTCAGGATGGATCTTTGCGTGCACCGGCAGGCAGCCATGGACCATTTATCATATTCTGACCACGGCTGACTCCGTTACATCGTCAGGCAACATCGGGATTCTGTTCGTTCTCTTTACTGGGATGTATATATTCCTGAGTGTCGTAGTCGTGCTTGTATTGCTGTACTACTTTAAAAAGAACCCGGCCATCAAGGACTTGGAAAAAGACGATTCATCAAATGATGTATCCATTTACACATAA
- the menH gene encoding 2-succinyl-6-hydroxy-2,4-cyclohexadiene-1-carboxylate synthase, which yields MKIFIDEVYYAVESVGEGEPLICLHGFTGDGSTWDDLKDQLSGKLRVITIDCLGHGESDIPSDYHRYSIEKCAHDLNRIVEELHLASVNILGYSMGGRLALTFAVLFPEKVKRLILESSSPGLKSEDERSSRQIADEKLSQILLNDGIEAFVDYWEDIALFSSQKKLPAEKQQKIRDQRLNCNPLGLANSLRGMGTGAQPSWWDSLENLQMPVLLLAGELDEKFCLLNEEMKKRLPNAVFHKISECGHALHVEHSTKFGKMIEEFLLTT from the coding sequence ATGAAAATCTTCATCGATGAGGTCTATTATGCTGTCGAATCCGTGGGGGAGGGGGAGCCCCTCATCTGCCTGCATGGGTTTACAGGGGATGGAAGTACATGGGACGACTTAAAGGATCAGCTGTCCGGGAAGTTGCGTGTGATCACCATTGATTGTCTTGGCCACGGAGAGTCCGATATACCAAGTGATTATCATCGATACAGTATTGAAAAATGTGCTCATGATCTGAATCGGATTGTCGAGGAGCTGCATTTGGCTTCAGTCAATATCCTGGGTTATTCAATGGGTGGGAGACTCGCACTTACATTTGCGGTCTTATTTCCTGAAAAGGTAAAAAGACTGATCCTCGAGAGTTCTTCGCCCGGGTTGAAGTCAGAGGATGAACGAAGCTCAAGGCAAATAGCTGACGAGAAGCTTAGTCAAATCCTGCTGAATGATGGCATAGAGGCCTTTGTAGATTATTGGGAAGATATCGCTTTATTTTCATCGCAGAAAAAGCTTCCTGCCGAAAAGCAGCAGAAAATAAGGGATCAGCGTTTAAACTGTAACCCTCTTGGTTTGGCGAACAGTTTGAGGGGGATGGGAACAGGGGCACAGCCAAGCTGGTGGGACAGCCTTGAGAATCTCCAGATGCCGGTTCTATTATTGGCAGGAGAACTCGATGAAAAGTTCTGTTTATTGAACGAAGAAATGAAAAAAAGGCTCCCAAATGCTGTTTTTCATAAAATTTCTGAATGCGGACATGCTTTACATGTGGAACATTCGACAAAGTTTGGTAAAATGATAGAGGAGTTTTTATTAACTACATAA
- the yidD gene encoding membrane protein insertion efficiency factor YidD produces the protein MKFLFVKLIRFYQKFISPIKPPSCRFHPTCSHYGLEAVQRFGALKGGWLTIKRIGKCHPFHPGGFDDVPNKWPGFFKSKRD, from the coding sequence ATGAAATTTCTATTTGTAAAGCTCATTCGATTTTATCAAAAATTCATATCACCCATTAAACCGCCTTCATGCAGATTTCATCCAACGTGCTCACATTATGGTCTTGAAGCCGTTCAGCGCTTCGGAGCGCTAAAAGGCGGATGGCTTACCATCAAAAGAATCGGCAAGTGCCACCCATTTCATCCCGGTGGATTTGACGATGTTCCCAATAAATGGCCTGGTTTCTTTAAAAGCAAGAGAGATTAA
- a CDS encoding S-ribosylhomocysteine lyase, with protein sequence MPSVESFELDHNAVKAPYVRHCGVHKVGTDGVVNKFDIRFCQPNKQAMKPDAIHTLEHLLAFNIRKYADQYDHFDIIDISPMGCQTGYYLVVSGEPSVEDIIDLMESTMKEAVEITEIPAANEKQCGQAKLHDLEGAKRLMRFWLDQSKEDLKQVFA encoded by the coding sequence ATGCCTTCAGTAGAAAGTTTTGAATTAGACCATAATGCTGTTAAAGCACCTTACGTCCGTCATTGCGGTGTCCATAAAGTTGGAACAGATGGAGTTGTAAATAAATTTGATATTCGATTCTGCCAGCCGAATAAGCAGGCAATGAAACCGGATGCTATCCATACACTCGAACATTTATTGGCATTTAACATTCGTAAATATGCAGATCAATATGATCATTTCGATATTATCGATATCTCTCCAATGGGCTGCCAAACAGGCTACTATTTAGTGGTAAGCGGTGAGCCTTCTGTAGAAGATATCATTGACTTAATGGAATCCACAATGAAAGAAGCGGTAGAAATCACTGAGATTCCTGCTGCAAATGAAAAACAGTGCGGCCAAGCGAAGCTTCATGACCTTGAAGGTGCTAAACGCTTGATGCGTTTCTGGCTGGACCAAAGCAAAGAAGACTTGAAGCAAGTATTTGCTTAA
- a CDS encoding metal ABC transporter solute-binding protein, Zn/Mn family, whose amino-acid sequence MRIIHSLIAVLLVIALAACGNSESDQKSSHNKLNIYTTVYPIEEFTQKIGGKYVSVHTIYPPGSDEHTFEPSQKDMMDLADSDMLFYVGLGLEGFVNKSEQTLKNENVKLIPLGSKIKIDKSAAHSNDDGHQHGDINPHIWLDPVYAKEMAKQIEISLAKEMPSHKDEFQKNYDNLASDLDDLNQKFKEMADSAPQKKFIVSHAAYSYWETRYGLEQISVAGISTSDEPSQKELKNIVDLAKKENINYILFEQNVPSKLTDVVKDEVGAQALTLHNLAVLNQKNIKNHDDYFSLMNHNIETLKTALNSK is encoded by the coding sequence GTGCGTATTATACACTCATTGATTGCAGTTCTATTAGTGATCGCTTTAGCTGCCTGCGGCAATTCCGAATCAGATCAAAAAAGCAGCCATAATAAGTTGAACATCTATACAACTGTTTACCCTATAGAAGAATTCACTCAAAAAATCGGAGGAAAATATGTATCCGTCCATACCATTTATCCACCGGGCTCCGATGAGCATACATTTGAACCTTCCCAGAAAGACATGATGGATCTGGCAGACTCTGACATGCTTTTTTATGTAGGATTAGGTTTGGAGGGTTTCGTTAATAAGTCGGAACAGACATTAAAAAACGAGAATGTAAAACTGATTCCTCTTGGCAGCAAAATAAAAATAGACAAATCAGCGGCACATTCAAATGACGATGGACATCAACATGGTGATATCAACCCTCATATCTGGCTCGATCCGGTATATGCAAAAGAAATGGCCAAACAAATCGAAATTTCTTTGGCTAAAGAAATGCCATCCCATAAAGATGAATTCCAAAAAAATTATGATAACCTAGCATCAGACCTGGATGACCTGAATCAAAAATTCAAAGAGATGGCAGACTCTGCCCCACAAAAAAAATTCATCGTTTCACATGCGGCCTACAGCTATTGGGAAACAAGATATGGATTGGAGCAAATATCGGTTGCTGGCATTTCAACTTCTGATGAACCATCTCAAAAAGAATTAAAAAACATTGTAGACTTGGCAAAGAAAGAGAATATTAACTACATTCTTTTTGAACAGAACGTGCCATCCAAATTAACAGATGTAGTAAAAGATGAGGTTGGAGCCCAAGCCCTGACACTGCATAATCTGGCAGTCTTAAATCAAAAAAACATAAAAAACCACGATGATTACTTCAGCTTGATGAATCATAACATCGAAACATTAAAAACAGCCCTTAACAGCAAATAA
- a CDS encoding cytochrome d ubiquinol oxidase subunit II: MGSALIAITILWGFVFIYAVMATMDFGAGFWSMIYYNRDKTKATNIANRYLSPTWEVTNVFIVAIVVAIYSLFPGAAYTLGTVLLIPGSMILLLLTIRSAFLVFSHVADHYRKMLTYISGISGILIPALLISVLPVSHGGFVDFSNGKHTLLIRDLFTSPNEYAFIAFAICSTLFLSSLLLADYSKAAKEWDAYKVYRKDSMILGPITLLSAFFIMWTLKSEAPWLYGKMMDHLPLLLVSLLFFIIGGLAIYLPKDKNGMRGYPRAAVIAVTIQYMVASYVYGHAHLPYFIYPDLDIQSGFTDPSSFRAVFTIYIIGFLILFPGFVYFWSLFMNDKRYVRQKSE, translated from the coding sequence ATGGGGAGTGCATTAATTGCGATAACCATCCTATGGGGATTTGTCTTTATCTATGCCGTCATGGCCACCATGGACTTCGGTGCCGGATTCTGGTCGATGATCTATTATAATCGGGATAAAACGAAAGCCACCAATATTGCCAACCGGTACTTGTCACCGACTTGGGAAGTGACGAATGTCTTCATCGTAGCCATCGTGGTGGCAATCTACAGCCTCTTCCCTGGTGCAGCTTATACATTGGGGACAGTCCTGCTCATTCCGGGAAGCATGATCCTTCTACTTCTGACCATACGAAGCGCATTTTTAGTCTTTTCCCACGTGGCGGATCACTATCGAAAAATGCTTACTTATATTTCGGGTATTTCAGGGATCCTCATACCCGCTTTATTAATCAGTGTCCTCCCCGTATCCCATGGAGGGTTCGTTGATTTTTCCAACGGTAAGCACACCTTATTGATCAGGGATCTATTCACTAGTCCAAATGAATATGCATTTATTGCATTCGCCATCTGCAGCACCTTATTTCTATCATCCTTGCTTTTGGCCGATTATTCGAAGGCTGCGAAGGAATGGGATGCTTATAAAGTGTACAGGAAAGATTCTATGATTCTTGGTCCCATTACGCTATTGTCGGCATTTTTCATTATGTGGACATTAAAATCAGAAGCACCATGGCTCTATGGAAAAATGATGGACCATCTGCCTCTTTTGCTTGTTTCTTTATTATTTTTCATCATAGGCGGCTTGGCGATCTACCTGCCAAAAGATAAGAACGGGATGAGAGGATATCCGCGGGCGGCTGTCATTGCGGTTACAATTCAATATATGGTAGCAAGCTATGTATATGGCCATGCACACCTTCCTTATTTCATTTACCCTGATTTAGACATCCAATCCGGCTTTACGGATCCCAGCTCATTTCGAGCTGTCTTTACCATTTATATCATAGGATTTTTGATTCTCTTCCCCGGATTTGTCTACTTTTGGAGTTTGTTCATGAATGATAAAAGGTATGTGCGGCAGAAATCTGAATAA
- a CDS encoding DUF6154 family protein, producing MRLVDELFAMYRDRLSGDEEDLDTITFTVLEHFDREELMSIVKDMRDDELEYFIRQYLLETLKEKFARKEGKSIDPNYIRHLH from the coding sequence ATGAGGTTAGTTGATGAACTGTTTGCAATGTATAGAGATCGGCTTTCTGGCGATGAAGAAGATTTGGATACAATTACATTTACTGTTCTTGAACATTTTGACCGTGAAGAGCTGATGTCGATTGTCAAAGATATGAGAGACGATGAATTAGAATATTTCATCCGGCAATATTTACTGGAGACGCTGAAGGAAAAATTCGCGCGCAAAGAAGGTAAAAGCATAGATCCCAACTACATCAGGCATCTTCATTAA